The nucleotide sequence CACCTACCTACCTTGAGGTTATGTCTGTGAAACATCTAGGTAGGTGAACATGCATTGAGTGACTACTGTATGCAAGACTCCAGAGCAGGAAGAATGAATGATAAGGAGTCATACATGGTGCTCCCCAGAAATGGGCAATGTAGTGGGGAGATAAGACAAATGCCCACTTCATATGGGGCAAGACTGAGGTTACAAGACAGGGACCTACCTGTGAAGACGGGGTCGACAAGGACCAGGGAGCCACATTCCTCTTGGCCTTCTGTATACTCACTACCACAGTCGTTCCCCTACTCCTCCTGGGCCCGGGGCAGAGAGCATTCAGGGCTGGCCCTCAGCTGAGAAGCAAGAGCAGGACGCCCTGAGATGACCACACAGCCAGGTTGGGGTTCAAGTGGAGTGGTCACCTCAGACCTGAGAGAATTGACTGAGGGTGGATGTCAGACACTGGTAAAGCACTGTTAAATTGATCCAGCCCTCAATCTGGGCACAGTTCTGATTCACTTCATTAATTCATTAGTTTattcaaccaaccaaccaaccaaccaaccaaccaaccaacccaccCACCCTTATTGAGCATCTACCTTGTGCCAGGCATGGCAACAGTTGCTGGGGACAGCTGTGAACTGGGCAGAATGGACCTCTGTCCCTGGAGCCCACCCAGCTTGGTGGTACCCTCGCCTACCACAGTGTCCCTGCCTTGCAGACGCTGATCACCGCCGTGGGGCAGACAGTCTACACCGTGGCCTCTGTGctcctcctgctcttcctcctcaTGTACATCTTCGCTATCTTGGGCTTCTGCCTGTTTGGATCTCCAGACAAGGGTGACCATGATAACTGGGGGAACCTGGCTGCGGCTTTTTTCACCCTCTTCAGCTTGGCCACGGTACTGTGTTTGGGAACAGTGGTGAGGGCAGGGGCCTTAGGAAGGGACAGCCTAGGTGGTGCAAGCGTGTGGACATGTGGGGCCTCACATGGGGCTTTCCTCATGTCCAGGTACTCAGCTGGGCCTAGGGAAGCTGGGGTCTGTTCCCCATCACAAGCCAGCACCCTGCACGGGGCTCCATCGCTGTCTCTAGGCCTGTGATTCCTTATAGTGCTTCCACATGTCTCACAGGGTGATCAAACTTTGCAGAGTTCTCAAATGATAATTCATTTGGattaagtttaatttataaatgaaacccATGTCATATAGCCTTTGGGGAATTGGCTGTCACAAATCCACCTAGAAGAAGCATGCAAAACCCAAATCTAGAAATCTAGATTCTGTTGGACTCTGGAAAGAGTGGGGTCTTTTTAAAGGTGGGCCTGGCAGAGAGGCAGTGTCTTTCTGGGAAGGTTGGGAGGCCTTGAGAAAAGAGACCTCGAGGCATGTTGGTCAATAGCACCCCCACCCAGGGGTGCTCTGCATTCCCAGACCATCACGTATGTGCTGGAGCCAGTGGACTGGGAGGTGTTGAGGGGATGACGTGGAAGCGGAGCCACCCTTCTCCTCAGTGGGCCTGGGACTCCTCTAGCATAGGTGAAAAGGAGGCCTGTGCCACTGGGTCCGGGCCCTCAGCATACTCTTCCCTGCCTGAGCAGGTTGATGGCTGGACAGACCTGCAGAAGCAGTTGGACAATCGGGAATTTGCTTTGAGCCGGGCATtcaccatcatcttcatcttGCTCGCCTCTTTCATCTTCCTCAACATGTTCGTGGGTGTGATGATCATGCACACAGAGGTGAGGCCACACCTGTGAGGATCGGAGGTCAGGGCAGGTGTGGCAGATGGAGCTGTAGGGCAAGTCTCCAGGGAGGACCCGGAGCTGTGTAGCTGTGTCTTCCCAATGAAGTGGAGTAGAGGTGGCCAGATGGACCTGTCCCTCACCCGGCCCAACTCTCTTCCCTGAGCCAGTGCATTTGCCTTGCCTGCTGATGGTGGTCAACAGGACGGTGGGGCTTAAGAAGCCTCTGCAGCTACAGTTGGCAGCTTGAGTGGGGGCTGGCCCTGTGTGGGGAAAAGTGCTCCTGCTGAGGGCCTGAGCAGCGGTGCAAGACTGGGGAAGAGGAAAGACTGGGTCTGGGCATGTAGCGAGAGCCCGTGGTTGACCTCCATCGTCTGACTCTCTAGGACTCCATCAGAAAGTTTGAGCGAGAGCTGATGTTGAAGCAGCAGGAGATGCTCATGGGAGAGAAGCAGGTGATTCTGCAGCGGCAGCAGGAGGAGATCAGCAGGCTGATGCACATACAGGTGAGTGGCCCCTGCAGGCAGgtggacagatgggtggatggatcgTCAGGCTGATGAGATGGCCAGGAGGAGGGGCCGTGGTGCCTGTGTAGAGAGCAGGTGGCCTCAGGCATCTGCAGCGGTGCCTGTGTAGAGAGCAGGTGGCCTCAGGCATCTGCAGCCTTAGGTAAGACAGCCGCCTTCCTCCAATGTTTTATAGAATCAGCCTTTATTCTCGGCATTTTTGTGTTTCTCTGGACCTCTCGGAGTGTTGAGTACTGTGATTATAATGTCTCCCTCTGTTGTGGGCAGAACTCCACTGCTGGGCCCTTTGGGGTCAGGCAATCTGTGCTGAGGCTTCTTCTTGAGGACTCACTGGATGCCAGGCAGCCATGGCCCCAGGCCACTGAGTGGACGAGGATGCAGAGGCTCTGACAGAGTGCCAGACAACCTTGGTTCTCTCACATTCCTAAACCCAGAACAAGAATGGGCAAACCAGGCTGGAGATTTTCTGTCAAGCATGATGCAACCATGAGGGACCTGGGTGAATTTTCCCCCTGAGCCTGAGTGCTCTAAGCCTCCCATGCTGAGCTTTGGGTGCTCTGCTGGGCCTCCCTCCCTTGGTGGGTGTGTCCCTCCTTGTCCTCTTCTCTGGGGTGGAGACATGTGCCTGTCTTCACCATGCCCAAGGTTCATCCAGGGTTGGGAGAGCCTGCGCTGAGCCTCAGTTGGACTTCATGTGCTGCCTGTCCTCAATGGTGGCCGCCTCACCCCAGAGTCCAGGTTCAGAAGGGGTCAGGATGAAGTTGTGACAAGGCTGAAGCTTCCTTCCAGGACCAGGGTCAGGCCGCTGCCTGGGGCCCATCCTGGAGAGTCTCCATGTCTCTGTGCAGCTCGGCTGTCACCTCCTCATCACTGCTCTCTCGTTATGCTTTCCTCTCTAGAAAAATGCTGACTGCACAAGTTTCAGTGAGCTGGTGGAGAACTTTAAGAAGACCTTGAGCCACACTGACCCAATGGTCTTGGATGATTTTGGCACTAGCTTACCCTTCATCGATATCTACTTTTCCACTCTGGACTACCAGGACACAACTGTCCACAAGTCAGTTCCAGCCCCAGCCTTCCCTGGTCCCTAGGGCTTCCTCGAGGTTGGGCTGTGTCAGGTGCCCTGGGAGAGTGAAGGGGATGATGACTGAAGTGCTGATGGGCAGTGGGTGGGTGGAACATGGCTTTCTTGGGGTTACAGGATTCCATGTATACACAGGGGCTGGGCTGCTGTGTGGACGGGCCATGGCTGGGGGGAATCtgcccctcctgcccctccccaacCCACCTTGACTTGTATGTAAATGCCAGCTCCTTAAAGTCTCCAGGCCTCTCCTCACTAACCCCTTTTCAGAGTGCAGAGGAAAGACCACTGGGTACCTCAGCTTCTGGCCTcgttgtgccactacattcctgtgtggccttgggcaattCTCTGCCCCTTTCCCATCTGTCACATGAGGGGCTACTGGGCTGATTCAATGAAAACAGTGTATGTGAAGCTCTGAGTGTGGCCTGGCCCAGGGCTTGTGCTCAGTGTGAGTCAGCTGGGATTATGAGCAGCCATTACTGAGCAGGAAGGATGTAAAAACCTGGCTGTGGGCATCAGGAGCTACGGTGGGCTGTGGGCACTAGGGAGCTACAGTGGACTCTTCAGTGAGGACAGATATAATTAGCCTGGCTTCTCAATGAAAGCTGCTTGGAGGGCTTTAGAGATGGGAGAAACCAAAAAGGAAGGCATTGTTAGGGAATGCCCACTTTTGGCCCAACAGGGGTCAGTCACTCTCTGGGCACCTCCACACAGTTACTTCTCTCAGGACCTAAGAATTTATTTCCACCTGACACATGAAGTAAAATACTTTGCTCCAGGGGGCCCCAGGCAGAGTGGCAGATCCAAGATTCCAACCCAACCTGATCTGGCTCTGAAGTCCTTGCTCTTCTTTGACCCTACACCTGTGCAGGTGCAAATGTGTGGTCAGTGGGGCCAGGGGGTCCTGGAGCCTGCCCCTGACCTCAGATCTTATCTCCTCCTGCTCCATTTTTCAGGCTTCAAGAGCTGTACTATGAGATCGTGCATGTGCTGAGCCTAATGCTGGAAGACTTGCCCCAGGAGAAGCCCCAGTCCTTGGAAAAGGTGGATGAgaagtagctgggcatggggcaCCCATGTGCCGAGAGCCTTGCAGACCATGACAGGTCCCTATTAAACACAGGCTTTCTGAGTTGTCCTCTCCAGAGTTGCTGTGATTATGGCATTTCCCCACCTTTTAGAGTTGGGCCTGGACAGGTGCTCATGAAGTGTGATTCCCCAGAGCCAACCCCCCGTCCCCCACCACAGGACATGCAGACCTAGGGAATGGGGAGAGGGAAGCTCAAGACTTGTCCTGGCCAGAGGCCAGATCCAGGGCCCATGCTGGCTCTAGGCTCCCTGGACCTAGCAGCAAGGACCTGGGGAAGCTGCCTGAGGACCACAGACCAAGAGGGCCTCCAGCTACCCCCCAAAGCACATGGCCCCCTTGAGCTGGTGGGGCCCTGTTGATCTGGGTGCGGGTGTTCTCATACTGACAGAGTCACAGCTCTCTCTGTGGACCCACTGCTGCAGACACCCTTCTTTGGAAGGCTACTCTGATTTCCCCTAGGGGTGCTGCTAAGACTGGCAGGATTCTGTTGTGTGGGGCTGGAGCTCAATCTGGGGAGTAGCCTGCTGGCAATGCCAGGGCACCTTGCACAGAGCCCAGGGCAGGTGGCATCATCAGCACTGTGGGCTGCTGCCTCATATGGTTAGGTAGGACTCTTCACTTAAAAGGTGGCATTTTCTCTGTCATTCCTAGCCAAATGACTACCAGGGCCATCAAGGTCCTGGCACCACTCTGGCTTAGCCATGATGGAACCATCTGAAGGCCCCAGCAGGGTAGCGCAGCACAGGTGACACTCCTTGCTTCAGACTGGCCAGCCCAGAGGCCTGGCAGTGCCCACTCTACACCATTGCTGGAGAGTATGCCCGAGGCCTGTCACCTTGGCAGTGCCACCTCACACAGAGGGGGAGGTGTGTTCTGGGACTGGGACCTATAGCTGGGTGCAGAAAGGCCCCATACCCACACTGGGGATTCAGGTTAGCAGAAAATGCATGGGGTAGAGTGGAGAGTGGCTACACAAACAGTCAGGCCTGGGTGGTGGCACCCCTGAAGCCACAGGACAGGGGCCGTAGGAACCTGTCCTCCTGGTTTCATCTATACATCCTACTGCTATCTACTGAGCTATGCTGGGTGCTGGGGCTTCTATGATGAGAAACCCATGGTCTCTCCCTGGCTGTCTTGGTGCTCACAGTTTTGTAGGGAAGACAGTCATCCAGCCACTGAGGAAGTGACAATCATTGAATTCAGGGTGGGGGGACTGCGTAGAGAGAATCAGGGCCACATTGAGCATCATGAAAACAGTGTGAAAGAAGGATGGCTCTTCAGGGTGAGACCTGTTGAGGTGCTGTGGGGGAATCCTCTGAGGGCAGGAAATGCCTGGCCACTTCCGGCAAGGAGAGAGCTTTGTGTCCATGCCCTGAAGCTGGGCTGGGGTAGATAGGGTGTTTGTGCCCCTCATGACAGGGGGAGTTGCTCTGGGTCTGACATGTCCAGGGATGACGCCAGGCTTGGGGCTTCCAGGGGTGCTCTTGTGGGTGCAGCCCCATTAGTAGGGCAGGCAGGCCCCAGGCAATGGCTCCAGTTCAGGGCCGGGGCAAAGCAGACATTGCCAGCTGCTCACACAGGGTGTGCCAACATAGCCATGGGAACGCTAAAACATATCCAGCTACTCTCATCAGGAATCCTTGGAATTGCTCTAGGCATCTGAGagtgaaaaaaagatttaaaaattggccTCAGTGGGGCAAGGTAGAAAGTGCCATGGTTTTGGAGTTGGGACACCTGTGTTCCCTGTTAGGGAGACCTTGGGTAAAGTGTCTGGTCTTTCAAGCCTCACCTATTTCCTGTGAGAAATGCGATGATAAAATGACTGGGTGCAAGGATCAAATCTCTGTAAGGTGTGAAAAAAGAGGTAGTCAACTCATGGTTCACCCTTCCCCACTGTCAGCCCTGCACCTCTGCTGGGGGCACGTGTAGTGGGCTGTGCTGGTCAGGGGCTGAGAAGGATGAGGCGAGCTTGacgctggtggtggtggggaaagTATGGAGCTGAGAGCAGGATGCAGAGGTCAGGAACTACACAGGGGTATGAATGGGTCCCAGGATGGAGCTGGTTCAGAATAGGCAGATGGCACGTCAGATCTGGAaggcctggatcccatgcctagGAAGGCAGACTTTGGGCACAGCCACCAGGGTGTGGTGTGGGAgggtgcattagtccattttgtgttgctataaaagaatactggaggctgggcaatttaaaagaaaagaggtttatttggctcatggttctgcaggctgtccagGAGGCATGGCAgcacctgcttctggtgaggcctcaagaagcttctactcatggtggaaggcaaagcagagCCCGTGTGTGTCATGTGgtgagagaaggagcaagagagaggggaggagggctactagactcttttaaacaaccagctcccGAGTGAACTAACAGAGTGAGCTCTCACTCATCACGAAGTGGGGGCACCAAGCCGTTCACAAGGGAGCCGCCCCCGTGATCCAACACCTCCCACTAgtctccacctccaacattgggagtcacatttcaacatgagatttggaggggacacacatccaaattGTATCAAAAGGCAAGCTGACTTTAAGGGCACAAGAAGAAGGCTTTCAGAGAGCAGAGAGCTGGTGGGGGCAGAGGTGACGTGTACAGGGCCGGCCCAGCACTGCTGGCAGAGCAAGCTGATGGATATTTGGCACAAAGTCCCAAAGCAGCATTTCTGTTTGGCTCTATTCGCCTGCAGAGCAAACACGGCAGATTGGAATTCCCACTTGGGCTCTCACCAACTCAAACAGGCTTGGCCAAGATCTTTAATTGATTTGCTTGGGGCAGAAGTGGCTCTGCTTACCCACGCCTGGCTGTGGAAAGCAGgaccctcctcaccctcccccgACCCTGGGATCTAGTAGGGTTGACCCTAAATGGCTCCTTCATCTCCAGCCTGCCAGTCTGATGGTTTGGGGGCCACAGTGGGATACAGGGGACTCGGGCCCGAGTCTCCTCCTGGTCATGCCCAAGCCCTCCCCCAGTTCTTGTGGGATGGATCTGGAATTCAAGGCTGGAGGTGTTTGGAAGGtggctggattttctttttttaaaactgctttctGATTCCACCAGCAGGAAGCAGGCCCTGTATTGTGGAGATCGAGGCAGTGATTGAGAATGTGAACGCCCCTGTCCATTCCAACAGCCCCTAGAAATCTGATACTGGGACTCTGGAGACTGTGCCCCTTGAGGCTTTCTTCAAATGCTTTAGCACACCTCCTAGAGCAAACTGGCCTTCAACAGGTCAGGTCTGGCTCTCTGGGCATCTCTGCCTGTGTCAGGCTTTGTCCCTGGCCCCAGATGGGTCTGCTGTGTTGTCCTACAGGCCCTCAAGAGAGACGATGGTTCTGAATTCCTGACTAGGCTACTCAGAAAGGAGAGGAGGTTGTTCTGATTATAGTCACAGGGGTCGGAAAGAGGGGAAGGAGATAAATGTGACGGTGCAAAAATCTATCAACACACGGGCATCCCCACTCTTCCCCATACTGTGCTACAAAGAATTTTGTCTGTGCTTGGTCGGCCACAGGCTACACCTGCCCCAAGTTCTATGTTTGACTTTATTGTAGGCTTTGTGTGATGTGGCATTAGGAGAATGGTGGAGAGCCAGGCCTGCAGAGCTGGAGGGAAAGGGGAGTATTTTTGCTTTCTCAGCCAGCTCCTGCATTCTCCTCCATGCTGGTCAATGGGCAAAACAGAGGGAAAGTTAAAAGACCAGCGAGGTTGGATGAAAACACAACAGGGAGCCGGGAAaatggagggaagaaggaagcaaAATCTGAGGGCTGAGAGTCTGGGAATTGTGGACAGCAGCTATGATATAGCTGGTGGGTATGTCCTGGAGATAGGATAAAGGAGGGGGTTAAGGTTAAGTGTCCTTGTGGGTTAACAGTGGGATCCCTATGGGTGTTCTTTGAGAGAGGCAAATGATGATTGGaattatctaaaaattatttttggttgctctaccttttaaaaatgaagcccTATGGATAGATTAGACCATGTGGAGTCTGGGTTATATTCAGGTTATATAAAAGATCACCCTGCATAATAGAGACCTACTGGGTTAACAGTGGGAAATGCTAAGAGGGCTTTCCATGGACTGAGCCCTTAGCTGGGATCAGGGGCCTCCAGGTGAAGCATACCAGAGGGTGGTGGCACCAGGTATGACTGTCTTCTTGCAAGATGAAACTAAAGTATCAGAAGGGAAGTGTGGAAGAAACCAGAAGGTGATGAAGAGCCTGTTTCAAAACTCTTGGGAAACTACAGAGTGACTGGGACCTGTGTGAACTGGTGATGGGACCATGGTGGTGTTCTCGCAGCAGCGGAACCTCGCTGCCCTCCAACTTGGCATTTGGGGACCACTGCCCCTGACTTCCTCTCTCTCCAGTGCTACTTCGATGCCTGGGATCAGGGCCTGAGATAAAAAGAACTCTTCAAAACTTGACgttggagctgggcatggtggctcacacctgtaatcccagctgctcaggaggctgagctgggaggagtttggggccaggagtttgaaaccagccagggcaacatagtgagaccccgtctctaaaatgtaaaaaaagaaaaagaaaaaagaaaacttgatgcTGGCCCAGAGAAGGAGGGATCCAAACAGAGGTCAGGCCAGAGCTTCAACGGCACAGCCTGTTCTCCTTACTGACTGTGGAAATACTGCCTTCTGTTTTGCCAGTATTTCTGTTTATAAGATTTTTTCACATGTATGACTTCAATCACATAACAACACTTATTCCCATTAAACAGGTGGCAAAACTAAGGTTCAAAGAGGTGATGTAACCTACCCAAGGTTGTACAACTAAGGGGGAAGAATCAGGATTCACAACCAAGTGTGTCTGGCTCTTTAGCCACTGCTATGGTGCCACACAACAATCTTCCAAGGAATTGTTGTCCCCTTTTATAGGCAGGCAAGCCAGCACTCAGACTCACTGGGCCAAGGTTATCATTAAAGGGCAGAGTCAGTATTTGAACACAGGCCCCTCTGCTCTACTGCCTCATAGCAACCTTATTCTTTCTTACTGAAGCAGctattttttcaactttaagaacCAAGCCATGATTCCCTTCTGAGAGGGGCCTAACTCTGAGAAGGGGGTGGTGATTGCACAGACGTGTCTCGGTTGGCCAGTGAGTTCACTGGCACCTTCTCGCTGCTTGGTCCAGGCTCTGAAGTCTGCTGGCCCTGGGAGCCCCGGGAGCCGTGAGATTGGGAGGACGGCAGGAAGAAATCAGTGTGTGCAGAAAGGGTGGTGACTGCGGCGTCTAATCAGGAAATTACAGCCTGGGCAGAGAGAGAGGTTTGGCTTGACATCGCCTTCCCCTGGGCTTCAGTACAGCAGGCCCACATGGTGGAGGCTTGGCTGCAGATGGGATGTGCTAAGCAGGCGTGAGCAGGTCACAGCAGGCAGGATGCACCAGCCTGGTCGGTGTCCGGATGCCCACAAGGCTGGCCCTCTAGGGTGGCGACTTGCAGGCAGTTTCCTCTGCCTGCCCTTGCACCCACTCATAACTCGATCAGCAGGAGTGGCAGCTGTGGGCACCTGGAAGGGGTGCCTTGAGAGACTCTTGGCTGGAGTTTTTTATCTGACCCTTGAAAAGGCAagtggaaaaggagagaaaacattATCAGGTGGAAAAAGCTAGCTGCAGAACTATACATGTGCGACACCATctgcattaaaatgaaaaagaaaagggagaaataaataaaacaccacACATAAAGTGGCagtgagaggttttttttttctcttttaggtgGCAAAGATGATAGACAAAACCTAGgatcgggccgggcgcggtggctcaggcctgtaatcccagcactttgggaggctgaggtgggcggatcacgaggtcaggagttcaagaccagcctggccaatatggtgaaaccccgtctctactaaaaaaaaaatacaaaaattagctgggcatggtggcacgcgcctgtagtcccagctactcgggaggctgaggcagaagaattgcttgaacccgggaggcggaggttgcagtgcaccgagattgcaccactacactccagcctgggcaacagagtgagactctgtctcaaaaaacaaaaacgaacaaacaaaaaacctaggaTAGGCCTGGGTGTGGAGAATGGACACCCTTGTCCACTTTTGGCAATGCAAGTAAGTGTGGCCTTTTCATAAGACAATGTGGATTAGATTTTATATGTGTGCTTCTAGGACCCAATCATTCTACTTCTTGAAATTATCCCAAGGAGCTAAATAAATGTCAAATGCACAGAGACGCATGGATAAGGATGTTTACTGTGGCTTGTTATAATAGGAATATAAGGAATCACCTAAATGCTCATTGGTGAGGAACTGGCTATATTATTATGAATCCATATTTGtggccattaaaagtaatgatttCTTGATAAGAAAAGatgttcttgatattttattgagTGAAAAACGTGGCTTTCTAGAGCAGCATGGGATCTGGCATCCTTTATGTAATAGTGAGTGAGCATATAGAATGAGCATATAGACATTATGTCTGATGAAGGACATCTGCAAggataatcataaaaatattcatagtGGTTTGGGGGATCTCGACTTTTGTCCTCACACTTTTTTGAACTTTTTGAATTTTAAGAATGAGTGTGTATTTTatgatcaggaaaaacaacagtTTTTACCTTGAAAACATTGTATGTGTGTCCCTGTGGTAGGTGGAAGGGCATTCTCTGCAGAAGGAACCAAATGCACAAAGGAAAGATGGCAGGAGCTCCGTGAGGGTTAAGGGAGTGCCGAGGTCAGTGTGGCTGCAGCCTGTGctgtggggtgaggggtggggggacTGGAGGCTAGGGCAGTAGACTGGAGCCAGATCCTGAGGGGCTCACATGCTCAGCGGGGCAGTTTGGCCTTTAAGGGATGGGAATCGTGGTAAGCAAAGCAGTGACCTGGCTGGATTTCATTCCCACTGCCTCTGAGGGTGGCTGTATCCCCCTCACTTGGCATCTAAGGCTCCTCTATTCTCTCtattctgtctctccttcctcttcccatgCCTCCCAGGGATCCTCTTTGCCTGGCTCAGTCTCACCTCTACTCCTGCATACCCATCCCAGTTCTGCCTGTCTTTTAAGGCTGAGTACCAGGCTCCCTCTAACAGGAAGCTTTCCCAGATTGCTCCCATTAGCTTTGATTTCTCCTTTCTCATGCTGTCACCCTTGACCTTTTGTATCCTACTTTGTATCAGACCTTAATTCCTCTACccatagatatttattttcctaGCACCAGCTGGGGAGGGCTGTGGACTGCAGGGTCATCCCTGACACCTGGATGCCAGTGATCAGCCTGCCTGAGATATGCCAGCTTTAGAATcctgatggagggagggaggaggagggcagcAAAGAGACCCAGCAGTTATTTTATGCCTATCTGTCACAGGCACAGTGCCAAACACCATATGTaacttttcacattttccccactttacagatgaggaaacaagctcAGAGAAGTTCTGTGGCAGTGAATGAGTGGCGGTGCTGTGAGTTAAACCCAGGCTCTGCCTAACTCCAAAGTTTGTGCTCTTAACCTCCATGATCTTGTCTCTGGCCCTCATTTCCCCACCACACCCAGAGGTAGGCTGGGCTGGGTGGGCTGAGGCAGAGTCTTCCTAGGCCTTGCtggccagagcaggaggctgGTGAAAGCCCAGGACTTAAGGGACTTCAGAGGGGGACGTGGTTCCCTCTCACCCAAGGGGGAGCTCTTGACCTGCTGGAGGATCTGGGGCAGTGTAGCATCCCTGCTGGGGGCTTGGAAGTGCCACTACCCCCAAGGAAGCAAAGCAAGAGGCTTCCCTGGGGAACCTGTCTGGAGGGGAGGGAGGTTGGACATGTTGATCAAGAAAGAGCATCTTCACTCAGAAATCCTCCAGCAATACGAGGTCAGTGAGATGAAAATGAGTAATTTTGTGCTTCTGAAGCAACAAACCACTTGACAGCAATATTTAATGGTCATATCCAGGGTCTTTTCAAACCCTGACAGGAAATCCCAAGAGGTAGGCAGGTGGGGCCAATGCCCGCTTGACAGAGGGTTACTGGGGTTCTGTGAGGTGACGTCATGCCCTGGGAAGAGCCCAGCTCACGGGCTAGGATTTGGGCTTCTGGACTCCCCGAGGGGATCGTGCCCTCCTCCAGGcccctccaccagcctgggcTCAGTGGATATCCCTGCCTGGAGGGGCTGGGTGAGTCTCTGTGAGCCTGGGGGGCTGGGTGGGCTTCAGTAGCCCCACTGTGGGCTCTGGACTGTGGGAGAGTTGAGAGGCCTTGGTGGAGTTAATGCCAAGCTTGGGAGAAGCCAGGGGTTCACCATGAATTGTGTGTGCCTGTACTCATTCCGGCCTTGGTGACAATAGGAATGCCAGCTTGGGGATGGAGGAAGGATCC is from Pan troglodytes isolate AG18354 chromosome 4, NHGRI_mPanTro3-v2.0_pri, whole genome shotgun sequence and encodes:
- the CATSPER3 gene encoding cation channel sperm-associated protein 3 isoform X3; the protein is MRNDDECRAFVKRVIMSRFFKIIMISTVTSNAFFMALWTSYDIRYRLFRLLEFSEIFFVSICTSELSMKVYVDPINYWKNGYNLLDVIIIIIMFLPYALRQLMGKQFTYLYIADGMQSLRILKLIGYSQGIRTLITAVGQTVYTVASVLLLLFLLMYIFAILGFCLFGSPDKGDHDNWGNLAAAFFTLFSLATVDGWTDLQKQLDNREFALSRAFTIIFILLASFIFLNMFVGVMIMHTEDSIRKFERELMLKQQEMLMGEKQVILQRQQEEISRLMHIQKNADCTSFSELVENFKKTLSHTDPMVLDDFGTSLPFIDIYFSTLDYQDTTVHKLQELYYEIVHVLSLMLEDLPQEKPQSLEKVDEK
- the CATSPER3 gene encoding cation channel sperm-associated protein 3 isoform X1 encodes the protein MSQHRHQRHSRVISSSPVDTTSVGFCPTFKKFKRNDDECRAFVKRVIMSRFFKIIMISTVTSNAFFMALWTSYDIRYRLFRLLEFSEIFFVSICTSELSMKVYVDPINYWKNGYNLLDVIIIIIMFLPYALRQLMGKQFTYLYIADGMQSLRILKLIGYSQGIRTLITAVGQTVYTVASVLLLLFLLMYIFAILGFCLFGSPDKGDHDNWGNLAAAFFTLFSLATVDGWTDLQKQLDNREFALSRAFTIIFILLASFIFLNMFVGVMIMHTEDSIRKFERELMLKQQEMLMGEKQVILQRQQEEISRLMHIQKNADCTSFSELVENFKKTLSHTDPMVLDDFGTSLPFIDIYFSTLDYQDTTVHKLQELYYEIVHVLSLMLEDLPQEKPQSLEKVDEK
- the CATSPER3 gene encoding cation channel sperm-associated protein 3 isoform X2 — encoded protein: MMTVVSLMWRNDDECRAFVKRVIMSRFFKIIMISTVTSNAFFMALWTSYDIRYRLFRLLEFSEIFFVSICTSELSMKVYVDPINYWKNGYNLLDVIIIIIMFLPYALRQLMGKQFTYLYIADGMQSLRILKLIGYSQGIRTLITAVGQTVYTVASVLLLLFLLMYIFAILGFCLFGSPDKGDHDNWGNLAAAFFTLFSLATVDGWTDLQKQLDNREFALSRAFTIIFILLASFIFLNMFVGVMIMHTEDSIRKFERELMLKQQEMLMGEKQVILQRQQEEISRLMHIQKNADCTSFSELVENFKKTLSHTDPMVLDDFGTSLPFIDIYFSTLDYQDTTVHKLQELYYEIVHVLSLMLEDLPQEKPQSLEKVDEK